The Primulina huaijiensis isolate GDHJ02 chromosome 6, ASM1229523v2, whole genome shotgun sequence genomic sequence AAACTCATATACCATGTCATGTAATGCAATAATAAGATATTCAAGTGTAAATTCATCTGAGCTAAAATCAAATATCATGTCATCGGCAGTTTCCAACTCAACATCGACCATCAGGCACTGGACTTGCTCTTATTCACTCTCGCTGGATGAGGTCTCTGAGCTTAAAGGATCCGAATCTGAATCTGAATCAGCCTATTTGATTTTGTTATCCTTTGCAACTTGCACCTTCTAGTCCTTCTTATTCTTGAATTACCTCTTGATATCTCCAGAATTCTTCTTCTCATAGGCCTTCTTTTCGTCCTTCTTTGGCATGTTACAGTTTGCATTAAAATGATCATTCTTTCCACAGCTAAAATAAGGTTGATTATCATCAGTTTGATCTTTTTTGCGATAAAAATTGAATATAGATTGATTATTTCtcataaattcttaaaaaaataaagacatAGCCTCATTTCTATATAACTCATCACTAGTGGTTGATGTAAGTATTTTAGCAGCTAGAGCTTTGGTAGGATAAGGGGTGGAAGACTCCTCTTATGTCAAGATCCCCAGTTCAAACTCATAGACCTTTAAATCTACAAATAAATATGCAGCTCGAGCTTGTTGAGGTCCTTGGACTCCCTCATAGCCATTGTCTTACGTCCCATTCCTTGGACAAAGCTCTCATTACCTTTAAAGAAAGTTCACGGTTAGAATATTCCTTGCCAAGATTGGCAAACTTAATAACAATGCTACTAAACGTTCATCAAATTCATTTAATGCTTCGTCGGGTTTCATCTTATcgttataaaatttttggatTGTAATCGTGAgcttattttttatgttttgatcATTTTCTGACATAATTGGGTCaattttcccatatttctttTGCATTAGTACACATTTTAATGTTTCTgaacatatttttattgagAGTTTTGTAAAGAATATCCATAGCCACATTTTCGACGTTTACATTTTTCTTGTCCTCAGTGGTCCACTTGGACAAGTGTTTTTCCACCATTTGAGTAAACCCTCATATATAGCAATAGTTTTGCTGGCTTTGAGGATTTTCATTAGACCTCAGTGATGACATAACATATATTATCATCATGTTAAACTATATGTGTCTGCATACGAATTTTACAATCATCATAAACCTACTTAGAAAACACTGAAATCTTGTTAAATAATATTGTTTGAATATATACAAATATCAGAGTTCAAGAAAAACTCGATATGATACCACTTGTGAGGATCTAAAAAGTGTTTAAAAGAgatgaataaacactttaaaatTTACTTTTCAGACTTGAGCTGgccttaataatttttttattattaatgtcTTTTTCTTGAGAGAAAGACTATGCAAAAAATTATTGTCTTTTTATGATACAATTTTGACAACTGTAGATCTTAGGTAATGCACATTGATTGGTCTCAAGTATCTTATAAAATTGAGCTGATATGCAGACATATAGACTTGATTGAGCGAGCATTACCAGCTAGGAAAAAATTTGTAGCTTGAGCTTTCGATGTTGTCTGTTTAGAGTCTTGAATGCAGCTTGAACTAAACTATATAATTTGTGACCGatgaaaaaattataacatttaaATTTAGAGAACGGagaaattaattaagtaaattaaatatttatgtgaGAGATTGTAAAAACCTAGTTATGGACATACAATCTTGTCATTTtgtgtatgtgtatatatatatatatataaggaaaaaaaaaaacaacaattgATACTCCCCTTAATTTCAATATCCAAGATCCTATAATTTATGCAACCTTACTTGTGCACCAATTTCTTAAATGTTAACGTTGGTAATGCTTTTATGAATAAATCAGCCACATTGTCACTAAAAACGAACTTGTTGGACATCAATATCACCTTTCTCCTGACGTCCAAGTGTGTAGAAGAACTTTCAAAATATGTTGCGACTCCTAGAGCTGAAATTCCTAGGATGGTACATGGTCCACAATATGGGTGGTTAATaccttaaaaatgaaaaatccgTCAATGACTGGATGACATAGAGCATGCTTAATCGAGTCTACGATCGGAGACTGGATTCCTTATTTAGATCGCACTAGAGATCCTAAACAAACTTTGCGTTGAGACTGGATCGCCAAAATTTCAGAGATCTTGTAGTGATGATGGCCGTGGATTTTTCTTGTGAAAAAACCCAAGTGGCCGAAAATTGTGTGTGAGAGGAGAGGGATAAAAATGTTGGTGAAAAAAGTTGTGTGCAAAAAATAATCTTATTTCATCTGACCCTCAATGAAACATTTATAGATCTTGACTCTTGATCACATCATGAGTCTTTCTCCTATTAAGATTCATAATCTTACTCCCACCAAGATTCCTTATTTTCAGTAAATAGAATtctattatatcatatattgatTAACTCTTgataatgcatgatatatttatatacacgTCTTTATATCtctatataaatcatatatatatatatatactcgatcgACGATCTGATAGCGTCGATACATCGATGATACAAATCtttttcatataatgaaaattgaaaatttcgaagatcaaaatttctaCTGATCCATTTTTATATGTGCCAATTTTGTGAACTTTTTTACCAAAACTGACAGTCCACTCTCCCTACTTAATTAGAagttaagctaacttccacTTGTTACATCATATGGAATCAagttataaactcttttataagtattttgtttgatatccatcaaactacaattgcaaaattcaaagagttgaattttgactatctcaacgggaacataGAATCctatacttgtgtgaccctcaatggttcagggatacaacgAGTCGTGGTTTCACAACTTCttttgattcaaaataacatttattcttgtccggacttaccctaattagcatcattcttttcatcaacacattgatcaagaatgttaaaactcatttctgattgcacgcattggatcatggtaagagcgtctagcaCCATCGTCTCATGATCCCATAGATATCGCTGATAGTTCATGTAAAAaacttaagttatggttagcgtacaatatGGTCCTTTCAACTCACATATCTCAATCGAATATgtaaccattggtatatcgagagttgcatatgaatttcaTAACGATGCGATGTATCTTTGTGTACTAATAgtgacatggtatgtgcaactgaggaaacacctttccaAAATTTATATGTCTTACTCTGACCAGATATTCCTTGTACTATTAACTCATTatatcacatatgatatcttcacgCATAGGCAAATAGTGAATCTCCGACTACGATGCATTTGCtactacgtatttcgaaactacaacCAACCtggccacctgatgaccctcaatggagtcggtaaaagGGTTTAAGTGCATGATAGTACGTAGAGTTTCTACGTTGTCCCGAGTCCAAAAGAGTAATGGTGTACAACCGTAACCGCATattattccactcgataaatgataaccacttggacatTCCGACGGAGGATTGTTCGGTGAACAATCAAATGATCATCTATCTGTATGAATCGACATATCTATTtctttaccaatgaaacatgacatttacatcacagatgctagtctcaagctcaaacgatctttatccttattttaagcggctgattcgactatgatcctatttaaaatatatggtaCGCTTCCTAATAAGTTTAATGATCCTAAGTTGagaggcagacctcatggtatctattatatatttaaggactttatctatacagcttgcatgAATATACAGATACAGTGAATATTATAATTGGAtaaaccgtaaaatattattaaaataaagatcttttttacacttgagtcaataaatctcaagccaCAAGTTGGTTCACTGGGCAGCTTCTCTAACacttcaaagttaagcgtgttTTTTTGGGGTAATTTTGGGATGGCTAAAACTTTGGAAGTTTATCAAGTTACGTGTGAGAGAGGTCATAAGCGCTCTAGAAAGATTTGTGTTGGCACATTGGGTTAGTCATCGAATCTCGggtgttacagttggtatcagagtctgACTTATCCTAGTATGGTGCAGTTCGAGAACGAAACAAGCAGAAGCCTATGGGCATGTGACACACGGACGCCGAAATTCCCATTGTGGTACATGGTCCATAATATGTGCAATTAATACCTGAAAGGTGGAAACTCCACCAATGACTGAGCAACGAGGAGCATGAATGAACTGATCATGCACCATaataaaagatataaaagattTGATAAGTATTACTCATATCAACAAGATGCATATTCTTTTCGGGAGCTCATCAGgtaagaacttcaaagttaagcATGATTGACTTCGGGAAATTTCGGGATGTATGACCTCTGGGAAAGTTTCTCATGATGCATGTTTGTAAGGAAATAAGCGCGTTGAAAATACTAGTGTTAGTATAATAAGATTAAACGTCGAATCTAAAACGTTGTATATGTTTAGTTCGTCCGCCTTCAATATATCCTCTctttaattgtaaaattaaaGAAGACGTCTCTCTCCCCGTCAAGGGATGACACACGAAAATTGAAAAGTGGTGGTCCTTGGACGAAGAAAACATGTGTTTGTAACTGATCACGAAGCTGTTTTGGATCTTGTTAATAATTTATCATTTCTTCCATTGACAGGGATTATTTGATCCATCTGTAAATTAAGTGTAATATAAATTGGTGATTTATCCCAAATTATAATCAAGAACATAgatgcaaaataaatatttttcgacatattttgaaatatgttccattgaattttttataaatgGACAAGCATCCAGATAACCAGCATATATAATTTGAGCAATGATCAATCCTTTTATAAAAATCTTATAAATAAGTTAACATTTAAAGTtatttaataaatgaaaaagaaatttcTTATTCACACAATcaaattttcacaaaataaatttttgaaaacaaaaattaattatttaaatgtaatataacattttctcaaaatttagaGACAAACttcaatacacacacacacactatcaTTATTAGAAATACTAGTATTAAAAAAAgctatctatttattttttatcaatGATTTTTTCCACATAGTTTAGCCCCCTTAAATACGTAAACATGGTTCCATCCTTGGGCGCGACCACGTCAAAGATTATTGATATCTTGTTGACGTGAAAATAAACATTGTCGATATGTCCAAAATCATGTCTGTCctctgttttaaaaaaaaaaaaaatacacaaaaattaGGGCCAAACAAAAGGCATAATGATCAAGTTTTGATATTGACTTAGAAGAAGATTATGGTAATTTTTCGTCTCAcggattaattttgtgagactgatttTCAACATGattcataaaaatatgattttttatgtcaaaatattaattttcattatatgtatGGACCGAATCGACCCATACGTCTCacgaatataaatatgtgatatcGTCTAACAATAAACATAATCTTTTTCAAATTGTGTATTTCTAatgtataaaaattaaatttgaaatactcTTGAAAATCTTAATACTTGTATATCAATCAATTATTACAACGCAaggatcatatatatatatctatactattatattaagtgtgaggacatgataataactacctagAGAAGACACCTCCAATTTTGCCCTTATATgaaattaatattacacttttgtttttgttttaatttcaacacacacttttatttttatttatttttattccaacaattcaaatatcaatttactcCTTCCATAActtgtcaaatttcaatttaatttatcgataataataaaaaagattgtacacatACGCATTGAATATGCATAGTAACTAATATACACGAAGAAGTCAGCCCAACAAATCTCCACTCAGCACATCCACCAGGCAATCAAATCCTCACCCCATATCCAAATCATATCCACTTAAAATCCAcgtgtcaaaatattattagtCCACAACAATCCCTCGCAATCCCATGCTCAACGGTCACCACACGTACCCATATATCAGAAACCATTAATGGAGATTCTCCGATCCAAACCCTAAAATCAAAACACATCAAATTACTTGCGAAAGAAGAAGCTAAAAATGGCCGCGAGCATGGCGACTTCGTCCACTGTGGCCGGATTGGGCTCTGCCCTTCTCTCGTCTTCCCCCAGGAGACTTAACCTCACCTCCGGTAACTACGTACCTTTCCTTCTGTTAAATTTGATTTCCCTAAGGTCACATTTGAGTTgaattattcaaaatcatattttaattaagttaaattttaaaaaaaaaaaaactaaaaaattctTCTCCTTttatcttttttgtttttgtaccaattttaattatgatcagtataattattatgtaaataaatagtgagatgaatttgaaattttcacgTGAAAGTTATCTAAacaattaatgaaaatatattatggatttcaaatctttCTGTCCTAACACAACATAAAtgtgattatatttaaataatctgttaattaatgtacaattgaaaacgaaatatatatgtattttattcaatttttggtgtaaaaaaaatatatattatgatcTTTATAATATGGTTCTTGTATTCAGCAGTAATATGGAATTGTTGGAAGTATTGTTTCACTGAAATGGTTgaagaaaaattataaaaattctcaatatgaacaagttttttgggaatttttttCCCCCCAAAATATGAATTAAGTGAATAAATTCTATATTTTTATGCCAtataattaattcttaatttatattttcaggATTTATCAAATCACCGGTGCCAGCCCGGAACCCTCTAAAGCTAGCAAAAGCCTCCGGTGGAAAAGTCACATGGTAAAATTAAatgatcaattaattaaaatttaacattCATAGAAGTAcatcaaaattaataaattaaaatataaaaataattaattaatttaaaaatatatacacatgAATTATTGCGTTAGTGTGCTGCGAGtataactaatatttaaaaaaaactctaaTAATAAGTGTTTAATTGTGAAGTTTCCGAGGAGATTGGCTACGTACGGATCTTAATGTGATCGGATTCGGGTTGATCGGATGGCTAGCACCATCAAGCATTCCAATCATCAACGGCAACAGTTTGACTGGGCTTTTCTTCTCCAGCATTGGGCCTGAGCTCGCTCACTGGCCCACCGGCCCGGCCCTCACTTCACCATTCTGGTAAACTTGGGATATAtcttacttttaaaatttatcaattttcaatGAAATTACTGAACTAAATACAATTACATTTACATAAAAGCCCCATATCTGTTTTTTTATACTAGCTCTTAGAGATATAAAAGAATCAAGTCGTTCACGAGTTATTCGAAGTTCGAGTCGGTAAAAATCTCGTTTGAGATCGTTCGTTAAGCTTATCGAGCCGAACATTTTgggtttattataaaaaaaaaaaaacacactatatatgcaagatttgaaaatagtgaaatatataattttattattcataTATTGAAATTAGTGTTCTTTTTCCTGCTTTCTATGATATATAGGTTGTGGATGATTACTTGGCACCTTGGGTTGTTCCTCTGCCTCACTTTTGGGCAAATTGGCTTCAAGGGAAGGACTGAGGATTACTTTTAAATTGCAATGTTGgtgttaattatatattataattatgttaattatgtGTATGAAATAACACCTTGACATGATCCGTTTCTTTAATTTCTTGAAACATTTTGGTCATATATATCTcatcatgtttatatatgtatcTTTTCCTTACTCGTCGAAATCGAGCTATCGATCCTTGAGAGagaatgtatatatatattgttggcTTCGTCAAGAAACACATTTAATTAAGTAGTATTTGCAAATAgttaaaaacaataattatgCATTTGCACTTTGATAAATTATCTCCCCAATTCATATTCAATTtatcttattatttaattactatTGAGTCttttataataattaactttaattgatttgatgaaactttatttaaaattataattatattagcTAGCTTTTAATTGATTTGACGAAATTTTACTTAAAATTACTCTATGTTGGAAATAAGTTTTAAGTAGAACCAGATTTGTTGGGACTCAAGCCCCAAGAAGAGTGAGAAGATTACAAGAAGCTCATCAATTCAAAAACAATAGAATAAATCAAATAGCGTCCAAGCAAGAGAAGATCGTGCATGGGCATGATATAGAAGTATATATCTTGAATATCcagattattttgttttcttttgttttttgaatCATATTTTCTTAAGAGAATTGAACTAATGATTAAGTTTGAGATTCATATTCATAAGATTTGAAGAAGTTagatttttttacatttttatacaAGTTGGTGTACTTGCACTTGACACGCCCGCAATCTCGAAATTTTGTACAAACAAAAAATAGTACTCCCGGTGGAACCCTTAATATGCTGCCAAGAAGAAAAAAGAATGTCAATCAAGGGAGCGTCTCTCAACCAAACCAGGAGGAGACTCAAATTTCACAGCCATAACAACCTACTGATGAGTAATCAAATGAGGAGTTAGATCCTTATTAGGATCATATTTCAACTGCATATGCTCAAGTTTCAAACACGTTGATAGAGGAGTTGACTGCAATGAAGTTGGATGAGATGTCCAAAGAAATGCCCAAGGCAATGTTTGATGTTGCTCTTGTTGCATGAAGACTTTCATGGGGTAAATAGAACCAATACATCCAAGGAgtacaaaacaaaaattacaaGGAAGATAGAAAACCAGGAGAGTAATCAACTTAAGGAACTTGATCAAGGATTGGGGAGTTCGAAGGCAGACGATTCTCACCGCTCTATATTTGCACTTCCTAATCAACATAAAGAAAGGTATGCACCACCACATAGAAGAGAAGAAGCTATCAAGtgaaaattttattcatatacATGTACTAACAGTATAAGGAGTTCATGACAGTCagtgaataaaatatataatttaaccaATCCTGCTTATCAACCTGGAGCATATGAAGATACTACACATCTTGATTTTCTGGCAGTTGATGGTGGTTAGAATACTCAGGGAGCACATTACTATCCTCATACCCTCCCATTGAGAAATATGGCATTGGTCGATCCCAAAATGGTGAGAGAAACAATACAAGAGTTTTATGGGCCGGACTTAATGGCAAATAGTTTCCCAAAATTTCACAAAACATATCTAGACTACACATATATGAATAACCCATATCTCAGAGTAAAGGACCGTGTGTGCTAGCACCTTCGAAGATGCTTCAAACACTACATtatccaatgagctg encodes the following:
- the LOC140978711 gene encoding photosystem I subunit O is translated as MAASMATSSTVAGLGSALLSSSPRRLNLTSGFIKSPVPARNPLKLAKASGGKVTCFRGDWLRTDLNVIGFGLIGWLAPSSIPIINGNSLTGLFFSSIGPELAHWPTGPALTSPFWLWMITWHLGLFLCLTFGQIGFKGRTEDYF